The following coding sequences are from one Daphnia pulex isolate KAP4 chromosome 11, ASM2113471v1 window:
- the LOC124207150 gene encoding uncharacterized protein LOC124207150: MKNVIVSVLFVMAVQIQFTANAYAVYPALSIPKWFSEPFDYAPISPDNYPDVAVAGLWAYLSVSPVGQVVEQVPYILTDVPGFLSHQDASAPVVSSSDLVRTKRKNVLHYRNGEFRPILCSPRLCLIERPMGEAEE; this comes from the exons ATGAAG AATGTTATCGTTAGCGTCTTGTTCGTGATGGCCGTTCAAATCCAGTTTACGGCCAACGCTTACGCTGTTTATCCTGCCCTATCCATACCAAAGTGGTTCTCCGAGCCATTCGACTACGCCCCTATTAGTCCGGACAACTATCCTGATGTTGCTGTAGCTGGCCTTTGGGCTTATTTATCCGTTTCCCCAGTTGGCCAAGTGGTCGAGCAGGTTCCTTACATCTTGACTGATGTTCCAGGCTTCCTCAGCCATCAGGACGCTTCCGCTCCTGTGGTGTCCAGCAGCGATCTAGTCCGCACGAAGCGCAAAAACGTTTTGCATTACCGAAATGGCGAATTCAGACCTATTCTCTGTTCTCCACGCCTATGCCTCATCGAAAGGCCAATGGGAGAGGCGGAAGAATAA
- the LOC124207136 gene encoding cell wall protein DAN4-like isoform X2: protein MVKWFGSDCILVVTLLVLFPSLLASPLWKKINHRPITKEQWHKRIANQIDDCCSSKPKYKQIVYLDNNNNKAMSNRRESNVVLIRQENAYPQSEQVDQVNETLEEDSYDYSSQDDGTNYNEQQENNEEDEYEKKIWKASLILGSIGMAFSKWGLVTISPLFVVQPTTTSTTTTTTTPTTTTSTTTSTTTTTPTTTTSTTSTTTTPTTTTSTTSTTTSTTTSTTTTTPTTTTTTSTTTPTTTTTPTTTTTTPTTTTTPTTTVAPVTCTTTTTATTGSYKTIRTPGAQVAQCLAITVAVGSKIQITCTAVYTQAGTYTMFYTNGGTTLITGMAVVGTTYTSTDNTLTIESLAGSSNSSTLCCTWKTV, encoded by the exons ATGGTGAAATGGTTCGGTAGCGATTGCATATTGGTTGTGACGTTGCTG GTCTTGTTTCCTAGTCTACTGGCCTCGCCACTGTGGAAGAAGATCAATCACCGGCCGATAACTAAGGAGCAATGGCACAAAAGAATCGCCAACCAAATCGACGactgctgcagcagcaaacCGAAATACAAGCAAATCGTTTAcctcgacaacaacaacaacaaggcgaTGAGCAATCGTCGAGAGTCGAACGTCGTGCTCATCCGCCAAGAGAATGCTTATCCGCAATCGGAGCAAGTTGACCAAGTCAATGAAACGCTGGAGGAGGATTCGTACGATTATTCCAGCCAAGATGACGGCACGAATTACAATgagcaacaagaaaacaacGAAGAAG ACGAATACgagaaaaagatttggaaGGCGAGTTTGATCTTGGGGTCCATCGGAATGGCGTTCAGCAAATGGGGACTCGTTACAATTTCGCCACTTTTCGTCGTGCAACCGACCActacatcaacaacaacaaccactactacaccaacgaCAACTACATCAACAACCACATCGACGACGACTACGacgccaacaacaacgactTCTACGACGTCGACAACTACAACCCCAACTACAACCACTTCAACAacatcgacgacgacgtcaacAACTACTTCAACCACCACAACcaccccaacaacaacaactactacaTCGACAACAACGccaacaactactactacaccgacaacaacaactactacaccgacaactacaacaacaccAACCACAACGGTGGCACCAGTCACGTGCACGACCACAACGACAGCGACAACTGGATCGTACAAAACCATCCGGACTCCCGGGGCACAAGTAGCCCAGTGTCTCGCCATCACGGTGGCTGTTGGCAGCAAAATCCAAATCACCTGCACGGCCGTCTACACGCAGGCCGGCACGTACACAATG ttttacacgaACGGCGGAACAACTCTCATCACCGGTATGGCCGTTGTGGGCACAACGTACACGTCGACGGACAACACGTTGACCATCGAATCCCTGGCCGGCAGTTCCAACAGTTCCACGCTTTGCTGCACATGGAAAACGGTTTAA
- the LOC124207136 gene encoding cell wall protein DAN4-like isoform X1, which produces MVKWFGSDCILVVTLLVIFDAVRLLNFQSRFKESISDLKVLFPSLLASPLWKKINHRPITKEQWHKRIANQIDDCCSSKPKYKQIVYLDNNNNKAMSNRRESNVVLIRQENAYPQSEQVDQVNETLEEDSYDYSSQDDGTNYNEQQENNEEDEYEKKIWKASLILGSIGMAFSKWGLVTISPLFVVQPTTTSTTTTTTTPTTTTSTTTSTTTTTPTTTTSTTSTTTTPTTTTSTTSTTTSTTTSTTTTTPTTTTTTSTTTPTTTTTPTTTTTTPTTTTTPTTTVAPVTCTTTTTATTGSYKTIRTPGAQVAQCLAITVAVGSKIQITCTAVYTQAGTYTMFYTNGGTTLITGMAVVGTTYTSTDNTLTIESLAGSSNSSTLCCTWKTV; this is translated from the exons ATGGTGAAATGGTTCGGTAGCGATTGCATATTGGTTGTGACGTTGCTGGTAATTTTCGACGCCGTTagacttttgaattttcaatcgCGGTTTAAGGAAAGTATTTCTGATTTGAAGGTCTTGTTTCCTAGTCTACTGGCCTCGCCACTGTGGAAGAAGATCAATCACCGGCCGATAACTAAGGAGCAATGGCACAAAAGAATCGCCAACCAAATCGACGactgctgcagcagcaaacCGAAATACAAGCAAATCGTTTAcctcgacaacaacaacaacaaggcgaTGAGCAATCGTCGAGAGTCGAACGTCGTGCTCATCCGCCAAGAGAATGCTTATCCGCAATCGGAGCAAGTTGACCAAGTCAATGAAACGCTGGAGGAGGATTCGTACGATTATTCCAGCCAAGATGACGGCACGAATTACAATgagcaacaagaaaacaacGAAGAAG ACGAATACgagaaaaagatttggaaGGCGAGTTTGATCTTGGGGTCCATCGGAATGGCGTTCAGCAAATGGGGACTCGTTACAATTTCGCCACTTTTCGTCGTGCAACCGACCActacatcaacaacaacaaccactactacaccaacgaCAACTACATCAACAACCACATCGACGACGACTACGacgccaacaacaacgactTCTACGACGTCGACAACTACAACCCCAACTACAACCACTTCAACAacatcgacgacgacgtcaacAACTACTTCAACCACCACAACcaccccaacaacaacaactactacaTCGACAACAACGccaacaactactactacaccgacaacaacaactactacaccgacaactacaacaacaccAACCACAACGGTGGCACCAGTCACGTGCACGACCACAACGACAGCGACAACTGGATCGTACAAAACCATCCGGACTCCCGGGGCACAAGTAGCCCAGTGTCTCGCCATCACGGTGGCTGTTGGCAGCAAAATCCAAATCACCTGCACGGCCGTCTACACGCAGGCCGGCACGTACACAATG ttttacacgaACGGCGGAACAACTCTCATCACCGGTATGGCCGTTGTGGGCACAACGTACACGTCGACGGACAACACGTTGACCATCGAATCCCTGGCCGGCAGTTCCAACAGTTCCACGCTTTGCTGCACATGGAAAACGGTTTAA
- the LOC124207132 gene encoding uncharacterized protein LOC124207132, which translates to MRLFCGEKMKLILIILVAMIAACLVATTKAQSSTIKTTKATTLKTTTSRSAPSTTTRKLTTTRKLTTTRKPNVTTTRIVTTTKPTTNPAVFSFCRDTNSSAATGQIQLNKTSQTDTSSCVFDIVAPPGKQIQFSCSVVSFNNYNSKMVLFDATESDWPRPVLNKTYYSMANTLSVYSEFKGSDEFECKWNTIPIEKTTKFKLCRHGQATSANGTIQPIAGNSSSYTTRQCSFSIVAPPEYQIEFSCSAINLTRYGDGAFQVAGTIAVFESSNPLETNQTYFSTAENELFISSNLFEGDWIDCKWTTSRREKKTNFKLCRDEEATSAIGTITLTRDVKVPSGGCTFVIEAPPDQRIEITCTAVSSDLTIDGLMEFKDGYVPVEPVINQVYHSDSDNKVLVFSGWSESERFSCKWAILPKENGTNLKLCRDTETRSDNGTITPLTFVSEGTNDCSFLIEAPPETQIQISCSAIDIDIESSRFYMFSTTEVPLSLDFPYVADRVYYSSGNSLSLYAKLSSLKDWFNCSWSFVPKPITTDFKLCRERGATSAKGTIQPLIENSDGYNWNKRFCLFDIQALPFQQIKFSCSFLNFSGRNKFVIVGVREGDVSNPLLNYNYYSANNNLHLEIDLYSDEWFSCKWTTVPKKNGTTKSLAQLLP; encoded by the exons ATGAGGCTCTTTTgcggagagaaaatgaaattgatccTAATAATTCTTGTTGCGATGATTGCCGCCTGTTTAGTCGCCACCACC AAGGCCCAGTCGTCGACGATCAAAACAACGAAAGCAACAACACTGAAAACCACCACGTCCAGATCGGCACCATCGACAACCACTCGCAAACTGACAACCACACGCAAACTGACAACTACGCGCAAGCCGAATGTAACCACAACCAGAATTGTCACGACGACTAAACCCACGACCAATCCGGCAGTCTTTTCGTTTTGTCGGGACACGAATTCATCGGCAGCCACTGGCCAAATTCAGCTCAATAAAACTTCACAGACCGACACGTCTTCGTGCGTCTTTGACATCGTCGCACCGCCCGGCAAACAGATTCAATTCTCCTGCTCTGTCGTCTCCTTCAATAACTACAACAGCAAAATGGTC ttatttgatgCGACTGAAAGCGACTGGCCTCGACCCGTACTGAACAAGACTTATTACTCGATGGCGAATACGTTGTCCGTGTATTCTGAATTTAAAGGATCTGACGAGTTTGAATGTAAATGGAACACCATACCCATCGAGAAAACCACAAAGTTTAAAC TGTGTCGCCACGGACAAGCCACGTCGGCCAATGGCACCATTCAACCCATAGCTGGTAATTCATCATCATACACAACGAGACAATGTTCTTTCTCCATCGTGGCACCTCCGGAATACCAGATTGAATTTTCTTGCTCAGCCATCAATCTCACACGCTACGGTGACGGTGCTTTTCAA gttGCTGGAACAATTGCAGTATTCGAATCCTCAAATCCACTCGAAACAAATCAGACTTATTTTTCCACTgctgaaaatgagttgttcatTTCGTCGAATCTCTTCGAAGGCGACTGGATTGATTGCAAGTGGACGACTTCACgcagagagaagaaaaccaaTTTCAAAC TTTGTCGTGACGAAGAGGCAACATCAGCTATCGGGACCATTACGCTAACTAGAGACGTCAAAGTGCCATCGGGAGGATGTACGTTCGTCATCGAAGCTCCTCCCGATCAACGGATTGAGATCACCTGCACTGCCGTTTCTAGTGACTTGACT ATTGATGGTCTCATGGAATTTAAGGATGGTTATGTTCCTGTTGAACCGGTAATCAACCAAGTGTATCATTCGGATTCTGATAACAAAGTGTTGGTGTTTTCTGGATGGTCCGAATCGGAACGGTTCAGTTGCAAGTGGGCGATCCTGCCAAAGGAGAACGGCACCAATCTAAAAC TTTGTCGCGATACTGAGACTCGATCGGACAATGGGACCATCACACCTTTAACATTTGTTTCGGAAGGAACGAATGATTGTTCTTTCTTAATCGAGGCTCCTCCTGAAACACAGATTCAAATATCTTGTTCTGCCATTGACATCGACATTGAAAGCAGTCGCTTTTAT ATGTTTTCAACCACTGAAGTACCTCTATCTTTGGACTTCCCATATGTAGCAGATCGGGTGTACTATTCTTCTGGAAATTCCCTTTCTCTGTATGCTAAATTATCCAGCTTAAAGGATTGGTTTAATTGCAGTTGGTCGTTTGTACCGAAGCCGATAACGACGGATTTCAAAC tttgTCGCGAACGTGGGGCAACTTCAGCTAAAGGGACCATCCAACCCTTAATAGAAAACTCAGATGGATATAACTGGAATAAGAGATTTTGTCTCTTTGACATCCAAGCGCTTCCGTTTCAGCAGATTAAATTTTCCTGCTCTTTCCTCAATTTTAGTGGGAGAAACAAGTTTGTT atTGTTGGAGTTCGTGAAGGTGATGTATCGAATCCTCTATTAAACTACAACTATTATTCAGCTAACAACAACTTGCACCTGGAAATTGATCTCTACTCCGACGAGTGGTTCAGTTGCAAATGGACGACTGTTCCCAAGAAGAACGGCACTACAAAATCGCTGGCTCAGCTCCTGCCGTAA